The Coffea arabica cultivar ET-39 chromosome 9c, Coffea Arabica ET-39 HiFi, whole genome shotgun sequence nucleotide sequence TGATTGAAATtgaattataaatttaaaaattaaattgacTACAAATAATATATAAAGACTAaatcgataaaaaaaaatttagaaactaAATTGGTTATTTTTTCTAATATTTAATGAGCCCATAATCTTatggaaaaaaaactaaatagACAATGCAAATCATAAAATAATCCTAAAGGCAGCGAGTCTGCCACATGGCCTAGCTGGGCAAACAGGTAGCAGTTACTTTCAAAGATGGTCATTGGACTCattacaaaattaaaaagaaacaaagaaatttctttcttgaaagaaTTATTTATTTCCCTTTCTTACATCTATCTCTTCCTCCATTCGATTACAGAACTTTTATACTTCAATGCTACTCTCTTAAGACCAAATTATAAGATTCTCAGAAACCCTGCTGGCCTGCCAGCTCTTCTCTCTAGGAAACCTATGAGTAAATTTCAAGCCAAAAACAGGACCACATGAAGCCTTTCTGCTTCATAAGTCACTGGCTACTATACCATTTATTGCCCAGAATTGAGTTCTTCCAAGTTGTCTTCAGATAAGTCTTCCAAGTTATGATCTTTTCAGGCATTATAATATTAAATTGcctgaaatcattgtactttaCTCAATGGTTCTATATTTTGTACTCGTAGTGGTTGTAGTATAATGCTTAGTAGCACAAAGGGTTGAACTTTGGAATCTTCTGGTAGTTGGAGTGGGCACTCTGGGCAGTGGTTTGTGTCAGAACAAATGGGTTGTTTATGAAACAACAGAATTCAGAGAGGTTGACCTAAAATTTCTGCCTTTTTTGGGGAAATTATTATTGTTGTCGAAAAAAGATGATCTCTTTTGGTGGTTTTAGGACTGAGATTTTGGGTTAGTTTcaccttgtttttttttcttcttttcctgtgGAGTTGTTTTGTTGATAGATTAAGTAGCTTGTttggtcaaatttggagttttttCTGAGGTGGGTTTTCGGTAattttgaggtttttttttttataagaaagaAGGTGCATTTGATTCTATGCTGAAGGATCTGATTTGGAATTTTGGGAATTTCTGAATCTGGGCTGAAGTTAGAAGTCAAAAGGGGAGTTGGTGTTGAAACTGACTCAATTGGAAGTGCATTGGACTAAGTTAAGTAGCATTTTGATGTTAGGCAAGGGATTTAGTAGAGGTTAGTTGTGGCTCTTGAATCAAATCTACTTCTGCTGGAAATTCTGTTGCTGAAGTTTTTTTCTGGCTAGTTTAACATGGCTTGTATGAAACTGGGATCCAAAAGTGATGCTTTCCAGAGGCAAGGCCAGGCATGGTATGGTTTCTTAACCCTGTAACATAATGTCCTCTTGTTGTTGATCTGTTGTGATGGTTGGTTTGCCATTCAATGTAGTCTGGTCTGCAGAGTGCACATGTAATTTTTCATCTCCTCGTGTTCGTCTAATTGCGTCAGAGAGAggtcttttttctttcttaatttttcGAATTCCAAGTCCTACATGAGTTGGATATTGATGGTCAAGTAAAATGTTTGTTTAACTCTTCTGATTTTACTAAAACTCCCAGATTCACTTATGACTGTTTTGGCCGGAATCACGTGTGTCTGAGATTGAATTAGTAACTCTTACAATTAAGAGGGCAATCCAAGTTAAAAGTTGTTATAATTCATCGAGGTCTTTCGTTGTGATTGGAAGTCTGTGTTTGTGATCCTGAATGGTTTCAAATCCTGCAAATTATGTTGTTTTTGGTATTTGGTGTGTATCACTATTGTATAATCTGATGAAGACAAGCATCGTGTAGAAATTTCTTCGTTATCTGGGATGAATAGCTTGTGAAGAAGCATTAAACAACTACCATGAACTCTTGAGTTATTACACTCTGGCTTGTATTTTTGTTCAGTTGTATACATCTGGACTTTCTAAAATTTGTGGAATCCTGTGGTAAGCGAGCTTTTTCAGATAATTAACTAATGCTCGGTATATTGAACCTAAGACCACTATGTGGGTATAAAGTCTATGGGTATCCTCCTTGCTTTCTTGTCCTTTTGAAGTATCTTACAAGATTCCTTGCTTAAGAAAAATGACTAATTTTTAACTTTAACAAATTTGATTGCATATTTTCTGCTGAACGTTGACCTTTTGGTTCTCCTGTGTAGGTTCTGCACAACTGGTCTTCCAAGTGATCTCATCGTTGAAGTTGGGGAGATGTCATTCCATCTACACAAGGTACATTTcaattaaataaacaaaagcTTTATCAAATAGTGCTTTAGTTGTGGTACACAATTATAATTATTTCctggagaaaaaaaagagaagtttATTTTTGTGCTCATTTACTTTTTGAACTTCAAATGAACTGAAGTTCCCTGGCAATATTGTGGATTGCAAGTTTTATTGCTTTTATTTACTGGTTTATTCATCTTAATAGTTATTGACTAGTTTTGCCACGATATAATTTCATTCCATTATTTCAGAAATTCAAACAATTTTGTTATAACTGTAAGGATATATGCAAGGATTAAGGATCATATGTTTTCCAGCATCCACTAAGTATAAATTATGTCCATTGGAGCTCAAAATTGTGTAAATTACAATGCCAAGAAAGGAGAAGTCTTGTGGAGTTGTGATCTGTTTTCAGGACATTTGTCTGCCTTTTTTTAAGTTGTGAGTAAATGAGGAAGTGAGCTACTGCTCTATTTGTGTTTAGTTTCTCTTTTGGCATCTCTATGATAATAGCGTTTAGATCAAGTCTCTTTATGGTTGAGTGTCAAAAGCCCAAAATGGCTTGAGAGAAGGTGTAGCTTATGTAGTCAGGTGGTTAGCTTCAAAGTAACCTATCAAAAGAAGTCTTACTCTGGCTTGTATATGACACAACAAACAACATGAGAAATCATATGTTGCAAAATACCTAGTTTGTTGAGAAGATCAGTCATTGAACCTAAATATATTAGACATTTCTTTTCGTTTTTGAACTTGAATAATTAGTACAGAACTCTTATGTAATCAGTGGTATTACCTTTGGACAAACTTCTTTGATTGTCTTCATCCTTAGTCATAACGGCTGCAATCCTTATTCTACTTTGTAATTCCTAATGTGTGCAGTTTCCATTGCTTTCAAGAAGTGGGGTTATGGAAAGACTGATTGCAGAAGCATCTGATGAAGGAGAAGAAGGTTATTTAATTAAGCTGCCAGACATTCCTGGTGGGGCTAAAACCTTTGAGCTGGTTGCCAAATTTTGCTATGGAGTGAAACTTGAATTGACTGCATCCAATGTTGTATACCTTCGATGTGCCGCTGACCATCTTGAAATGACAGAAGAGTATGGAGAGGGCAATCTTATTTCACAGGCTGAAATATTTCTCAATCAAGTAGTTCTAAAAAGCTGGAAAGACTCTTTGAAAGCACTCCAGACATGTGATGATGTTCTCCCCTATGCAGAAGAACTCCATATCACAAAAAGGTGCATTGAATCACTGGCTGCCAAGGCATCAACTGACCCGAACCTATTTGGTTGGCCGGTCATGGAGTATGGTGGGCCTATGCAAAGTCCTGGTGGAAGTGTCTTGTGGAATGGAATAAGCACTGGTGCAAGGCCAAAACACTCAAGTTCAGATTGGTGGTATGAGGATGCATCAGCTCTTAGTTTACCTCTTTACAAAAGATTGATTTCTGTCATGGAATCTCGAGGCATCAAACAAGATATTCTTTCTGCCTCCCTTAGTTTCTATGCCAAAAAATATCTACCGGGGATAAACCGCCGTCAGAGTGCTGGTGAGTCTAGTAGCCGTCTTACGGGATTAGGGGCAACTCTTACTGAAGAGGACCAGAAGCTTTTACTCGAAGAGGTTGATCGCTTACTTCCTATGCAAAAAGGCCTAGTCTCCACTAAATTCCTCTTTGGGCTACTTCGAACAGCCAAGATTCTTCATGCAAGTCTGTCTTGCATATCAACCTTGGAAAAGAGAATAGGGATGCAGCTTGATCAGGCCACTCTTGAAGATCTATTGATGCCTAGCTTTACTCATTCTATGGAGACTTTGTATGATGTTGATTGTGTGCAGCGGATCCTCGAGCATTTCTTGGCAATGGATCAGGTAACCGGAGGTGCATCACCTTGTTCAGTGGATGATGGCCAACTGATGGGGTCACCTTCTCTGACACCAATCACTATGGTAGCGAAGCTAATTGATGGGTACCTTGCAGAAGTCGCCCCAGATGTTAACTTGAAACTACCCAAgtttcaatctcttgcagcttCTGTTCCTGAGTATGCTAGGCCCCTGGATGATGGCCTTTATCGTGCAATTGACATTTACCTAAAGGTGAATttacctcgctagatcctccaAGCTTGCAGGCTTTTAGTTTTAGGGTTCAGTGTCATTCCACTAGAATGCTATTAATGTTCCATGTGCTGTGCTGTGTTATTTCCTACATTGCACCCTCAGATTTAGTAATTGAATCCAGGACTGAGGCCCAAAATATTTTCTCTTAGTCTTACAGTGACCTTTTATATATCTGCATTGGGGGATATATGGCAGGGCTATGTGATGGGTTAGGTCTATCTTGTACTGATAGAGTTTCTGAGAAATATGACCTTATATAACAGGCAAACAACAAGGAGAAACCCATAAAAATAAGGTAAACAACTGAGTAGATTCAAGTCACTAGATTGATTAGATGCATATAATATGAAGGTAAGAAGCCTGTTGTTCTTTCCTTGTTGAAGCATGTGATCCACTGGAACCTGAAAGTAACCCCTAGTCAAGGGaccagaaaagaaagaatgcGATTCTTCTACCACACTTTCTTGAGCGAGTTAGTAACCTCTTTAATGTTTTTGTATTTGTAGTCCCACCCATGGTTGGCGGAGGCTGACAGAGAACAACTCTGTAGGCTGATGGACTGCCAGAAGCTCTCCTTGGAAGCTTGCACACATGCTGCACAGAATGAGAGACTCCCTTTAAGAATTATAGTTCAGGTTCTTTTCTTTGAGCAGCTCCAACTAAGGACCTCCATTGCTGGCTGCTTCCTGGTCTCAGACAACCTCGATGGTGGTTCGAGACAACTAAGAAgtggtttggtgggaccaaatgAAGGAGGCTGGGCAACAGCGGTGAGGGAAAACCAGGTGTTAAAGGTAGGAATGGATAACATGAGAATGCGGGTTTCTGAGCTTGAGAAAGAATGCTCAAACATGAGGCAGGAAATCGAGAAATTAGGACGAGGAAAGGGATCTAGCACATGGGGTAGCGTGTCTAAGAAATTTGGATTCAGATTGAAGTCTCAAATGTGTAGTGCTCAGGAGGGATCCATCAGTAACCAGAACAGCAGCACTGGGAAGGCTGAGAAGGTCAAAGACAAAAACGGAAAGCAGAAGAAAAATTTGTCTCTGGATGAttagcatttttttcttttggttctttcACTTTTAGTTTGCTTTCCAGGTTCTTTCTTTTACCTCAGGATCAAAATTCCGCCTCATATTCTGTGTCTAATTTGGTTAGGTTGTTCATTGATTTATCCTGACTCTCATCTTTTGTAAAAGAAACTTTCTTATAAAGTGTAATTTTCTGTATCTTGTGACAATTACTGCATTCTCTACACCCCAAGCCCGCCTGCTGACTGGGCAAATGTTAAAATACTGTGAGTAAACTATGCAGGAGTTCTTAGTAATTTGGTCAGTAAACATTTTTATTTAGCTAAAATGGTCATTCAACTAATTAGAACATGCATTTTGTGACTGAAAACTATTTGACTAGAAGTGAAAGTTTTTATTAGTTGAGTgatcaaaaatatatttattttattaattaaatGATTCTTTTGCTAAAAATAGTTTAGTGACTTTTTGGCTATTTGCTCCAAAAAGACTTGAAGGTATACGAATTATCCTCAGTAGCTTACTTTTAGACGGGACGTAGCAAGTGTAAAACTTTGTAAGAGTTACCACAAGGTTTACAATTTGGCAAGTTAACTTGATAGATTATTAAAGTCATTATACTTAAGTTCAAATTTAATTGCTCCAGGCATGATTGCAGTAGACACAAATTATGTTCTTTGGATCCAGATTCTTTGTGGTTATAGTAGTGATTGCTGAAGACAATTCATGATGGTGGATGGAGTGACTTAAAATTAGATGGCTGTGATTAAATTTGCGGGTACAAATTTGATGAAGAGACAAGTTGTTGTGTTTTTCATAGCGAAATTTATACAAAAAGCAGCTTACATCTTAGATTTGTACTTTTTTATGTCTCTCACGCATGAAAGAataatttttcatctctcacaaatgaaaaatgcatatTTCTAGCCCTTTAACTCATTTCTACTCATATTCTtgccaagagaaaaaaaatcatgtgCAACTCATGGCTCACAAACTTTACAGGTAAAATTGGAAGATcgtaggaaaaaataaaaatacatccctcacatttcttttctctgtgtcctatttttctaatttta carries:
- the LOC113708831 gene encoding BTB/POZ domain-containing protein At1g30440-like, with the protein product MACMKLGSKSDAFQRQGQAWFCTTGLPSDLIVEVGEMSFHLHKFPLLSRSGVMERLIAEASDEGEEGYLIKLPDIPGGAKTFELVAKFCYGVKLELTASNVVYLRCAADHLEMTEEYGEGNLISQAEIFLNQVVLKSWKDSLKALQTCDDVLPYAEELHITKRCIESLAAKASTDPNLFGWPVMEYGGPMQSPGGSVLWNGISTGARPKHSSSDWWYEDASALSLPLYKRLISVMESRGIKQDILSASLSFYAKKYLPGINRRQSAGESSSRLTGLGATLTEEDQKLLLEEVDRLLPMQKGLVSTKFLFGLLRTAKILHASLSCISTLEKRIGMQLDQATLEDLLMPSFTHSMETLYDVDCVQRILEHFLAMDQVTGGASPCSVDDGQLMGSPSLTPITMVAKLIDGYLAEVAPDVNLKLPKFQSLAASVPEYARPLDDGLYRAIDIYLKSHPWLAEADREQLCRLMDCQKLSLEACTHAAQNERLPLRIIVQVLFFEQLQLRTSIAGCFLVSDNLDGGSRQLRSGLVGPNEGGWATAVRENQVLKVGMDNMRMRVSELEKECSNMRQEIEKLGRGKGSSTWGSVSKKFGFRLKSQMCSAQEGSISNQNSSTGKAEKVKDKNGKQKKNLSLDD